One segment of Falco rusticolus isolate bFalRus1 chromosome 3, bFalRus1.pri, whole genome shotgun sequence DNA contains the following:
- the ZFAND1 gene encoding AN1-type zinc finger protein 1 isoform X1 — protein sequence MAELELGQHCGVAECRQLDFLPFVCDGCSGVFCLQHRSRDAHGCSEVNIRNNSMKPDQHRSYPCSYKDCNGKELLPVLCPYCEKHFCLRHRHQSDHECERLDTPKPRMAATQQLVKNIIDSKKSEESKRKKCKGAKNSETAAKVALMKLKMHACGDKSLPQTERIYFQVFLPKGNKEKSKPMFFCSKWSIGKVVDFAASLASLKNDNNKSTSQKLRLCHTASGEALPFEHTLETWLSDKDCPLYNGGNIILEYLDNDVLFIEDTESYFS from the exons attttctccCCTTTGTATGTGATGGCTGTTCAGGTGTCTTTTG CCTTCAGCACAGGAGCCGGGATGCTCATGGGTGTTCTGAG GTGAATATAAGAAACAATTCTATGAAACCAGACCAGCACAGATCTTACCCATGCTCATACAAGGACTGCAATGGAAAGGAGCTTTTGCCAGTTTTATGTCCCtactgtgaaaaacatttttgtctaaG ACACCGGCATCAATCAGACCATGAATGTGAGAGACTGGACACACCAAAACCTCGAATGGCTGCCACCCAGCAGCTAGTTAAAAATATTATAG ATTCTAAAAAAAGTGAGGAATCAAAACGCAAAAAATGTAAAGGAGCAAAGAacagtgaaacagcagcaaaagtggcattaatgaaactgaaaatgcatgCATGTGGGGACAAGTCCTTGCCTCAG acAGAGAGAATTtactttcaagtatttttaccAAAGGggaacaaagagaaaagcaagccTATGTTCTTTTGCAGTAAGTGGAGTATTGGCAAAGTAGTAGATTTTGCAGCTTCCTTAGCAAGCCTTAAAAATGACAACAACAAATCAACATCCCAG AAACTGAGATTATGCCATACTGCCTCTGGAGAAGCCTTGCCATTTGAACACACATTGGAAACATGGCTATCTGATAAAGACTGTCCATTATACAATGGTGGAAATATAATTCTGGAGTATCTTGATAATGATGTTCTATTTATAGAAGATACAGAGTCGTACTTTAGTTAG
- the ZFAND1 gene encoding AN1-type zinc finger protein 1 isoform X2 has product MKPDQHRSYPCSYKDCNGKELLPVLCPYCEKHFCLRHRHQSDHECERLDTPKPRMAATQQLVKNIIDSKKSEESKRKKCKGAKNSETAAKVALMKLKMHACGDKSLPQTERIYFQVFLPKGNKEKSKPMFFCSKWSIGKVVDFAASLASLKNDNNKSTSQKLRLCHTASGEALPFEHTLETWLSDKDCPLYNGGNIILEYLDNDVLFIEDTESYFS; this is encoded by the exons ATGAAACCAGACCAGCACAGATCTTACCCATGCTCATACAAGGACTGCAATGGAAAGGAGCTTTTGCCAGTTTTATGTCCCtactgtgaaaaacatttttgtctaaG ACACCGGCATCAATCAGACCATGAATGTGAGAGACTGGACACACCAAAACCTCGAATGGCTGCCACCCAGCAGCTAGTTAAAAATATTATAG ATTCTAAAAAAAGTGAGGAATCAAAACGCAAAAAATGTAAAGGAGCAAAGAacagtgaaacagcagcaaaagtggcattaatgaaactgaaaatgcatgCATGTGGGGACAAGTCCTTGCCTCAG acAGAGAGAATTtactttcaagtatttttaccAAAGGggaacaaagagaaaagcaagccTATGTTCTTTTGCAGTAAGTGGAGTATTGGCAAAGTAGTAGATTTTGCAGCTTCCTTAGCAAGCCTTAAAAATGACAACAACAAATCAACATCCCAG AAACTGAGATTATGCCATACTGCCTCTGGAGAAGCCTTGCCATTTGAACACACATTGGAAACATGGCTATCTGATAAAGACTGTCCATTATACAATGGTGGAAATATAATTCTGGAGTATCTTGATAATGATGTTCTATTTATAGAAGATACAGAGTCGTACTTTAGTTAG